Proteins encoded together in one Mus pahari chromosome 9, PAHARI_EIJ_v1.1, whole genome shotgun sequence window:
- the Mrln gene encoding myoregulin gives MSGKNWILISTTSPQSLEDEILGRLLKILFVLFVDLMSIMYVVITS, from the coding sequence ATGAGTGGCAAAAACTGGATATTGATCTCTACTACTTCACCCCAGAGCCTGGAAGACGAGATTCTGGGACGGCTTCTGAAAATTCTCTTCGTTTTGTTTGTTGACTTAATGTCCATTATGTATGTCGTTATAACGTCCTAA